The following coding sequences lie in one Phragmites australis chromosome 8, lpPhrAust1.1, whole genome shotgun sequence genomic window:
- the LOC133927848 gene encoding RNA-binding protein involved in heterochromatin assembly dri1-like isoform X1 → MNIQRKPGDWNCKSCQHLNFSRRDFCQRCRNPRPDLQFGDSHGTGGVLTSLDVRPGDWYCNCGYHNFASRTSCFKCGTIVRDFPAAGAEGDFAHGRERAGVRAGWKAGDWICTRPGCNVHNFASRIECYRCNAPREAVGTAK, encoded by the exons ATGAACATCCAGAGGAAGCCTGGAGACTGGAACTGCAAGTCTTGCCAGCACCTCAACTTCAGCCGCCGCGACTTCTGTCAGCGCTGCCGTAATCCACGCCCGGACTTGCAGTTCGGCGACAGCCACGGCACCGGTGGTGTGCTGACCTCCCTCGACGTCCGCCCGGGCGACTGGTACTGCAACTGCGGCTACCACAACTTCGCGAGCCGTACCAGCTGCTTCAAGTGCGGCACCATCGTCAGGGATTTCCCGGCAGCCGGTGCTGAGGGTGACTTTGCTCACGGCCGTGAGAGAGCCGGAGTTCGCGCTGGTTGGAAAGCTGGCGATTGGATTTGCACAAG GCCCGGTTGCAACGTGCACAACTTTGCAAGTAGGATTGAGTGCTATAGGTGCAATGCACCTAGGGAAGCAG TAGGCACCGCGAAGTAA
- the LOC133927848 gene encoding RNA-binding protein involved in heterochromatin assembly dri1-like isoform X2 encodes MNIQRKPGDWNCKSCQHLNFSRRDFCQRCRNPRPDLQFGDSHGTGGVLTSLDVRPGDWYCNCGYHNFASRTSCFKCGTIVRDFPAAGAEGDFAHGRERAGVRAGWKAGDWICTRPGCNVHNFASRIECYRCNAPREAGTAK; translated from the exons ATGAACATCCAGAGGAAGCCTGGAGACTGGAACTGCAAGTCTTGCCAGCACCTCAACTTCAGCCGCCGCGACTTCTGTCAGCGCTGCCGTAATCCACGCCCGGACTTGCAGTTCGGCGACAGCCACGGCACCGGTGGTGTGCTGACCTCCCTCGACGTCCGCCCGGGCGACTGGTACTGCAACTGCGGCTACCACAACTTCGCGAGCCGTACCAGCTGCTTCAAGTGCGGCACCATCGTCAGGGATTTCCCGGCAGCCGGTGCTGAGGGTGACTTTGCTCACGGCCGTGAGAGAGCCGGAGTTCGCGCTGGTTGGAAAGCTGGCGATTGGATTTGCACAAG GCCCGGTTGCAACGTGCACAACTTTGCAAGTAGGATTGAGTGCTATAGGTGCAATGCACCTAGGGAAGCAG GCACCGCGAAGTAA
- the LOC133927849 gene encoding early nodulin-93-like → MSTVTRASLDQKLALAKRCSREATLAGAKAAAVATIASAIPTLASVRMLPWAKANINPTGQALIISTVAGMAYFIVADKTILSLARKHSFQDAPEHLKNTSFQGAGRPHPVFFRP, encoded by the exons ATGTCGACTGTGACCCGTGCGTCGCTTGACCAGAAGCTCGCCCTCGCCAAGCGCTGCTCGCGAG AGGCAACCCTTGCAGGAGCTAAGGCAGCAGCTGTAGCAACCATCGCCTCCGCGATCCCCACC CTGGCGAGCGTGCGGATGCTGCCATGGGCGAAAGCAAACATCAACCCCACCGGCCAGGCCCTCATCATCTCCACAG TTGCCGGGATGGCCTACTTCATCGTCGCCGACAAGACGATCCTTTCGCTGGCGAGGAAGCACTCGTTCCAGGACGCCCCCGAGCACCTCAAGAACACCTCCTTCCAGGGCGCCGGCCGCCCCCACCCCGTGTTCTTCAGGCCATGA
- the LOC133927850 gene encoding uncharacterized protein LOC133927850: MDKRRKMLIFGATAYITVSIMALVVELRKRKRRTRITYGPIEERDRIRMDYLNNKIWKNDITCVSMLRLGRAPFFRFCKLLRDRALLKDTIHMCVEQQVAMFLNTFGHNLRNRLVGTNFGRSGETVSRYFKLVLHAIGELRNELIRPPSLETPTKIEGNPRWDPYFKDCVGAIDGTHVRASVSKDMEPSFRGRKSYASQNVMAAVDFDLRFTYVLVGWEGTAHDALVLRDALERENGLHVPQGKFYLVDAGYGAKPGFLPPFRGVRYHLNEWGNNPVQDEKELFNLRHSSLRVTVERAFGSLKRRFKILDDATPFFPFPTQVDIVVASCIIHNWVIDDGIDELIIPDTDWPCNPNLSSSQQIEMDLELTGENMGGQPLGSGHVTWTSSMSSYMLSNLANVVANGTRTSSGFKKVHLNACARALNEHFKLNLTGDQIGNHIRTWRRKFGKITRLRNLSAALWDEDSCIIRLDHEHYANHIKDHKGDAEYLNKPLEHYREMATIFGNNLATGKYAKGSGDPLATEANEIEDDETGNDGVGATKDDGESSAPKPKRSKSVASEDDSLQATLRAVGERLATAIENAGSTDNDLPEGLWDNLKNLPGFDETHLSHYYAYLVENVRIARAFNTLNFSNKLVWVSRYISTHFPG; this comes from the exons ATGGACAAGAGGAGAAAAATGTTAATTTTTGGCGCTACGGCATATATTACTGTTTCTATCATGGCCTTAGTTGTTGAgttgagaaaaaggaaaaggagaacaCGTATTACATATGGGCCAATAGAAGAAAGGGATAGGATAAGAATGGACTAtctaaacaataaaatatgGAAGAATGATATAACTTGTGTGAGCATGCTTAGACTTGGTAGAGCACCTTTCTTCCGGTTTTGTAAACTCTTGAGGGACCGTGCCTTGCTTAAAGATACtatacatatgtgtgttgaGCAACAAGTAGCGATGTTTTTGAACACTTTTGGACACAACCTTAGGAATAGGTTAGTTGGCACAAATTTTGGTAGGTCCGGTGAAACCGTTAGCCGTTATTTCAAATTAGTTCTTCACGCCATTGGTGAGCTACGAAATGAACTTATTAGGCCACCTTCATTGGAGACCCCAACTAAAATCGAAGGAAACCCAAGGTGGGATCCATACTTTAAG GATTGTGTTGGAGCTATTGATGGTACACATGTAAGAGCATCCGTTTCTAAGGATATGGAGCCTTCCTTTCGTGGTAGGAAGTCATATGCTTCTCAAAATGTGATGGCGGCTGTAGATTTTGATCTTCGGTTCACTTATGTCTTGGTCGGTTGGGAGGGGACAGCGCACGATGCTCTAGTATTACGTGATGCTTTAGAACGTGAAAATGGCCTACATGTCCCACAAG GAAAATTCTACCTAGTTGATGCTGGATATGGAGCCAAACCTGGATTCTTGCCTCCTTTTCGTGGTGTGAGATACCACTTGAATGAGTGGGGGAACAATCCCGTGCAAGATGAGAAGGAATTGTTCAATCTTAGACACTCATCTCTGCGTGTGACCGTAGAGCGTGCATTTGGGTCATTAAAGAGGAGGTTCAAAATCCTTGATGATGCCACTCCATTCTTCCCCTTTCCTACTCAAGTAGACATTGTTGTAGCTTCCTGCATTATTCATAATTGGGTTATAGATGACGGGATTGATGAACTAATCATACCGGACACCGATTGGCCATGTAATCCCAACCTCAGTTCATC GCAGCAAATT GAGATGGATCTTGAGCTAACTGGGGAAAACATGGGGGGACAACCTTTGGGGAGTGGCCATGTTACATGGACATCGTCCATGTCTTCCTACATGCTTAGCAACTTAGCTAATGTCGTGGCTAATGGAACTAGAACCTCTTCGGGTTTCAAGAAAGTTCATCTCAACGCTTGTGCTAGAGCATTGAATGAGCATTTCAAGCTTAACTTGACTGGAGACCAGATTGGGAATCACATTAGAACATGgaggaggaagtttggaaaGATTACTAGACTTCGGAATTTGAGTGCTGCACTTTGGGATGAAGATAGTTGTATTATTAGACTTGATCATGAGCATTATGCAAATCATATTAAG GACCACAAAGGAGATGCTGAATATCTAAACAAACCTCTTGAGCACTACCGTGAGATGGCTACAATTTTTGGTAATAATTTGGCTACGGGGAAGTATGCAAAAGGATCAGGTGACCCTCTAGCAACAGAAGCGAATGAAATTGAAGATGATGAAACCGGGAATGATGGAGTTGGAGCAACAAAAGATGATGGTGAGTCATCGGCTCCCAAACCAAAGAGATCCAAGTCAGTCGCAAGTGAAGATGACAGCTTACAAGCAACACTTCGAGCTGTCGGTGAAAGGCTTGCTACCGCTATAGAGAATGCTGGTAGCACCGACAATGATTTGCCCGAGGGTCTTTGGGACAACTTGAAAAACCTTCCAGGTTTTGATGAGACACATCTTTCTCATTACTATGCCTATTTGGTTGAGAATGTTCGGATTGCAAGGGCATTCAACACATTGAACTTCAGCAACAAGTTGGTTTGGGTTTCTAGGTATATTAGCACCCACTTCCCGGGATGA
- the LOC133926208 gene encoding early nodulin-93-like produces MATDQKLALAKRCSREATLAGAKAAAVATIASAIPTLASVRMLPWAKANINPTGQALIISTVAGMAYFIVADKTILSLARKHSFESAPEHLKNTSFQGAGRPHPVFFRP; encoded by the exons ATGGCCACTGACCAGAAGCTTGCCCTCGCCAAGCGATGCTCGCGAG AGGCGACCCTTGCAGGAGCTAAGGCAGCAGCTGTAGCAACCATCGCCTCCGCGATCCCCACC CTGGCGAGCGTGCGGATGCTGCCATGGGCGAAAGCAAACATCAACCCCACCGGCCAGGCCCTCATCATCTCCACAG TTGCCGGGATGGCCTACTTCATCGTCGCCGACAAGACGATCCTTTCGCTGGCGAGGAAGCACTCCTTCGAGAGCGCCCCCGAGCACCTCAAGAACACCTCCTTCCAGGGCGCCGGCCGTCCCCACCCCGTGTTCTTCAGGCCCTGA